The segment gttttaaaagcaggaaaaaaaaatctctctgagAAAAAATGCTTCCTGGCTATTTAATTCCAGAAaacaatttctgttattttattctaatgctgatggtttcttctgttcttaatttttccaGCTTCTCGTATTCTGGCAAAAATGTAAGATGTTAGGTTTCTCAAATTCAACAACTTGTAGCTTCACTTAAAACACACACTTAAAGgctattaaattaataaatttatactgtgtgaataaactataatttaaaacattgacACAAAACAATTTTATGTGTAATCCAAACTGTACATAATTCACATCTATGCTTCTAAATAAATAGAAGCTCACATTTGTACTACTTTTACAGTTTACCAAGTgctttttctatacattttttcattttctattcaaGACAGACATGTGAGataaatattattcttatttcacaGTTGGGAATAGACCCAGACATTATTCAGTGCTTTAACCACTATATAGTGTAGCCCTGAGACCTTAGATTTGCAAAGGGTTTTAATAATGCAAATATcacatatatttcaatttttatcaccattttcaagtttccattttcttaacaaaagaaaacaatgaaaaaaagttttctgcaATCCAATAATAAAAATGGGAACAGACAGTGTACTAACCCAGTGAGCAAGATCTACCAGAAGCGAAGTCAACTTTGGGAGTCCTATATTGTTACCTATATATAGAGCACCAGTACCAAAACCACATTTAGatcatttttcctattttggaTAAAATAATGCAGGAAACTCCTGTTGCCTCCAAGTCTAACATACATGGGTTAGGGCCAGGAAGGATACAGAAAAATACTTTATCCAGATCTGGAGTTCTAGGACCTCTGATTATCCCAGCTCAGGCCTTACAGGGACATGACAATTTGGTCAGATGTCTCATCTTcagtaataaatttctttttctttctccactctCTTTTCTCTAAAGGGTACCCTGTACCATTTAGACTAGAAATTCTAACAGGTAGCCTTTCTTTCTAAATTATCTTGCCTactgtctaattttttttcagaagtttCCTTTCCTGTTCTAAATCTTGAAGATCTTTCTTTACAGTAGATGAGGGAGCTATAGCTTATAGTCACTGCCAGAAAAGGATCAGTTCCAGCATTAACTTCCCAGCAAAAAGCTGAGAGCAAAATCAAACAGACAATAGTGACAACTGGCAAAGAGCAGCGACACCTGCAGGCAGAACACTGCACTGCAGTTCTCCAGTATTTGAGGCTTTCCTTTTGTTATATTGCTCTgtcaatttaaaaaggaaaattctggCTTGTCGTGAGTTAAAAGCAGACCAGTATGTTCAATGAATCACTCTGCATGTGAGgacattttcaaatgtatcttGAGTTTGAGGCCTTGGCTAGGTAATCTGCAGTAGAAATCAGATTTATCTGGCACAACTCCATTGCCAGCAATGGGatttatcaaaattacaaatgctagcacattgaatatttcaatattttactcAATTGTTCATTATCTAAATATTTCAGCTATGAAACAAACCAAAGGTAAATGCTTAATACATAGTACAAGTCAACAGATTCttcacagaagaaaacaatgaaagactAATTTTCTACATCATGTTCATTAGTTCTTCAATAATATTACTTACGTTAGTTCAAGGATAATAAAATTTATGCACCACTACCCATgttttctcaacatttttatcTAAGTTCTAAAGGGCATGAAACAAGAATGTGTATAGTCATAATTGGTTTTATAAACTTGTGATGTTTTCTTGTTGCACACCTTACAATAATGAATACATGGAAACAAGGACAAATGCACATTTAAGTCATTAGTGGGTATATGAATTTTACCTATATGGTTAGTTACTTATGTTGGTCTTGTAAATGACAAGATAAAATAACAAAGTTTGATAAGCTCATCCATGCCCTGTGAACTTGAATCCACTCACCAAATAACTTGACTCAGTCactatttattagttttaaaaaatgtttttttaaaagctgcaaaCCACACTTTATTATACACTTCTAAATCATGAGGGGGTAAATTGTGATCCAGTTCCCTCATGCCACTGGCTCTTTTGAAGGGAAAAGTtctgcaataaaataaaagagtttcCAGACTCTCTTATAAAAAAGATTGAATTGTGTACTATGACTGACCTTCACTCTACAGTCCCTTTGACCCAAGGCACGGTCCCTGGTGCATCTTTTTGAGGTTTAGTTTCTGGGAAGTTTTCAGCAAACCTCTCTCGTGCTTTTTCCCAGTTCTTTTTGCTCTTGTTTTGGAGAAGGTGAACATCTTCAATTGAGGATGGTTTGCCGGTCCCCAAGCCTGCATGTGCTCGCCGAAGCTGAAGCTGGATCTGTTACCAAAAGTTGAGCAGAGGACTTACTGTACAGTCAAAGCACATTGAAATGTGCTGCGTCCAATTTAGTATTTTAACTATAATTCTTTGATTTAGGAAAGATTGATGCACAAGAAAAACCTGTCAAATGCATCAAATACACACAGGAACACATACAAGATTATATATGGAACTTAAACTCATTTTTCTACATTGTCTTGCCTGTCAATAAGTACAGCTGACTCCACAAAAAATAGAGTATTCCTTAAATAGCAATCACCAAATTTCACTGAAATGCTGCAGAATCTGTCATCCCACTCTAACCAAAAGTAAAGGCAAGAGATTTAATTAAACTACTGTCCTAGCCTCACCTAAGTAAGTTAACAGGTAGGTTAAACATTAAGAGTCATAAAAAAAACTCTTGCTTATTTTCATAAAAGGAGGGGAGGACTTCTCATTATTTCGAGAACCATTAAAAGCTACCAACTGCTGAGTACCTAATGTCTGACAGGCATCATGTTAGGGGCTTTATCTTCATTACATCCTAAACAAGAGttcttattatcctcatttttacatgaaaactGAAGTCCAAACTTGCCCTAAGTCCCACAAATAGTAAGTGACAGAACATATATTCTAACCTAGGTCTGACTATATAAAACTCAGTTCTTCCCATCGTAtctcaataaaatgagaaaatttacaTTAAACTCACagtgatccattcattatttatttaggtaCCAACTAATTATCAAGAAAGTTCTTTAGTCATGTTATTTTGTAAGATCATCCAAACCCCAATGAACCATGGGATTGCAGAATTAAATCATTGTATCATTTTTCAAGTATTATTCTGTCCATTGCTTATTTGTTACATGCTCTGATTCTTGAACCCAAAACAGATTTTCCAGCTAATACAGAATCTGCTTGTTTGTAAAGTAACACTGGAATAGTACCAGGAATAGTAAGGAAGTCATTAAATACAActaaaagacacagaaaataacaCTTACTATCCTAGCTTCAATGAAGGAAAAAACTCTTAGAAGCttcctaaaaacaaaatcaaacaatgcacatctatctctatatctctctatctctctatgtctctatctctctatgtctctatctctctatatctctatatgtATGTTCAGTAATCATCCATGCCACAAAGGCAGTAATCATGTCTGTTTTTGCTTGCTACCATACTCCTAGCACCTAAGGCaaagcctggcacatattagATAGACAGTAAATATACCtgctgtaaaaataaagaatgaaagaaagcacAAGTCTTACCGGAGTTTTCATTCCTCCACCGTCCTTCCCTAggccctctcctttcttccaacCCATCTTCTCTAACATCTTCCGACCTTTGTTGCTGTCAGTAAtttcactttaaagaaaattaagacagTTGACTTCTAAAAGACCATTTAGGtaacatttataataaatgaaagtattaaaaataattggtaCAACTAATTTAGAAAACTGGCGTTATCTAATAAATTTGAAGATACATAAATTCTAATCCTACATACACTACTTAACAGAAAAACATGTACATGGTGCACAAATAAGACACgtacaaaaatgtttttgcagCAAATCTAACAATAACCACAAAtcagaaacaacccagatgtcccaGATCAatgataaaatggataaattgtggcatattcatacaagagaatattacacagcaatgaaaataaaatatacctaacCAAATAATGTTGGACCAAAAAAATATAAAcgcaaaataaataatgaattagtaaatttcaaattcaaaaataagtgaaaataatctGTTGctgttgaaaaagaaagaataatagtGATTTAGTAGGGTAGGTTTCTGGGGTTACTGATAATTTCCTATTTCTTGaccaaaaaacatgtattttacaatgtgttaattatataatatatggcTGTTAATACTTAcctttgtgtacttttctgtgtATGTCATAACatcaataaaaaagttaaaataaaatgaaacaaaacctatCATTCACTATTTGCATTTgttctattttacattttgcaataatttaaggttattttaattttatgttctatCACATTGTCTTTTCAGTTctacaaaaatatgttaaattagcTCTTCAATAATTAACCAAGCAATGTCATACcaatatacttcattttttatttctgccttcTAATTTGACTCTAATGTAATCTTCATATTCTccagtaattatttcaaaattattaaaatttttaaaatatttgccatgTAGCTTAGTACCATAGTTTGCCACATATAATGCacacatttttgcccaaatttgtgagggaaaggtgcacattatacatgggtagtactaattccatatctatgtgtttgctttttgtttttcttttaaacttttatttatttaagtgtgtttttccaggacccatcagctccaagtcaagctgttgtttcaatctagttgagggtGCCGCCCATGTGGGGaccgaacctgcaaccttgttgtcaagagcacctcactctaaccaactgagctaaccagccacccctctatataagtgtttttaattctcctatttatgcttatgagttaaaactGTAACTCCAGAAATCAAAAACGATAtacgtatgcaaaataataccctggaatacaataatcggttttgttgaacttacgacaaacttgcaacgacgaagagttcttggccttttatgatgcgtaaatattgtaaatttgttaccggtacataaaatttcttgtaccttgttatctgttcttgtattttgtaattatctgttacagaaaatttcttgtaccataatatgttaaaaaaatacatgctaaaactcctttataatacaaaaaacaagtacccaaatgtaaacaaataaaaatttgaattaaaaaattaaaacgaaagatttttttccctgaaagcttCGTCCAAAAccatgggtgtgcattatacatgggagtgcactgtacacggcaaaatacagtatgtatATCTAAttcataatactgtattttatcaaATCTGACTCCATAAATTATAAGATGTGCTGTTATTTTATGTAGCATTAAGAAAAACTGCTGGCATGTATAACTGTAAAACTCTATCCAGGTAGTATATCTTATAATCAATAAAGTATGATATTTAGTCAAAATTTTGTAATGAGTTGTCAGTTCCAcagaaaagatttaaattttaactaaatcCAGAATTTACATTCTGCAAAAAACATATAGCTAATTTATGATTAAATGCAGAAATATGGTCACATTGTAGGCCTCAAAATTACATTTTGTGCCTCTGGATACCTACTGTATAAAAGTATACTCACTCAGTTGGGTGGCTAGCATGTCAgctttgcatatatatatgtgtttttaagtATGTGTACTCACACATATGCTCAGTATTTTTCTAGGGAATAATGGAATTCTAATAttagaggaaaatgtaaatagatgTAATGTTTCCATCTTGTTCAGAACCATTCTTTCAAAAGATACCTATCAGACTATATAGCCCTATAAATCAAATTATCTTACGATTTGGTACAAAGAATTGTTTCAAGCAATTAAAGTTAATACTTACGAATGAACAGATGCAGGAGCATCATCTCTTTGGAAAGTTCCTTCACTTCCAATCTGCTCCCTACGTTTCCCAGCTCTATCTTTATATTTTGGATTCTTCAATGCCTTTTCATCTTCGTAGTCTGTATTctttataaacacaaaatatttgttgataaaaCAAAgctgataaataaaaatgaaatgtctgcATATTTGCATTACTTAACAAATATGGTTCAATGTGGTGtctattaaagaattaaaataagcCACGATGTAAATTAAGACAGTTATATTATTGAATATGCTATCTTTATTCCAtgctctttaaaatgtttatattattccAAGTTGTATTACAACACAAATTGTACAGAATATAAATCATACATGTACTGTAATATGTAATcataaaataatacagtgaaatacagtatattttGACTTAATGCTGTATACTCCTATCTCATGTCAACCACCAGCATTCAAAACAAATATGTAGGGGCCTgcccagtggttcaggtggttggagcaccgggCTCCTAATAcagaggtcaccagttcgattgccacatgggccagtgagctgcgccctctacggctaagattgtgaacaacggctctccctggagctgggctgccagagaccaactgcctcagccctGCAGGGGGCGGGTAGGGGgggcatgggccagggagctgtgtcctatacaactagactgagaaacaacgactTGAACTGGAATGGGGGAAGTTGGAGGgcgggaggcagaagaagggggggaaaataTGTAGAACCACTGGGGTtggaaataaaatctatttctccttttctctaaGGAACTGAAAGTACCAAAGGACCTAAAACAGTTTGATCACTGTGccttggaaagaaaaatgtagaaagtctttttaaaaaatggataaaaagcaAGTACTCTTTTACTCTGGCAATGATAATAGCTTTTTGCTTTAATATAGTTCTATCTATATGATTAAtcagtcactcaacaaatatttactgagtaaacAGTGTGTTAAGCTCCATACTAGGTGATGGAATGCGAAGAGATTTATAATCCTGGAGGGCAGACACACATAATCTTTAGCATGCTACGGTATGGCTGGTTCAACAATAAAGGTATAGGTAAGATGTGGCAGTGACACAAAAAAGGAGGTAATCAATTCAGCTTGGGGCttcagagaaggcttctctgcACCCTTTGTTATTACTTGCTGATCTTTATATAAAAAGTACAATAGTCATCCACAGAGATGCTAGAGGCTGCTAGAGCAATTCAAGCAAAGTACCACagaaatttttacttaattttgtttttaatcagagaaaaaaaacaatcactAACCCTAGTGGTTTTTCCCCCCAGAAGACACAGAAATTGAGTTAAAActtttgagaaaacattttattttctccttatatATCTCCTATTTTCCTCCCAAATTAGCCCCTTgacattttttctattatttctctcCCTTAGTACAACAGTAACAATACCAATACAGTTTtgcagaatatatattattttgacaGCATCTTTTCTCACCTCTTCATGAAGTGTAAAAAGCACTGGACAAATACACTAAAGACTTAGATTCTGTATCTAGCTCTGTCATTTAGTAGCTGGGTGATCCTTAGCTTAATTTCTCAAATGTAAACGGAAAATATTAATTACCTTTCTGGTCTACTTGTAGGATTAAATGGTAACATTTTTTAACAGCCCTATTGAGGTATATTATCCTACAATAAATTACACATGAAGTGTACAATTGAGACACTTTTGAGATAGGTATACAGTTAtgaaccatcaccacaatcaaggtaatgaATACATCTATCTCCCACAAAAGTATCCTTGTCCTTTGTTGTAATCCATGCCTCCAGACCTCCCTGTGCATCCTTCCTCTGAGGTATTCAAACAACCACTGACCTTTCTGTCATGTATTAGTTTGCtttcctagaattttatgtaaatagaagtATATACTATGTACTCGttttgtctggcttctctcattcAGCATAATTGAGATTCGTCCATATTGTTACCTTATCAATAGCTCATgctttttttattgctaaatcGTATTTGACCATATAGACACaccatagtttatccattcaGATGAACACataaatttttccagttttcactATTGGGaaaaaagctgctatgaacatttgttttcTAGTCTTTATAGGAACatatgctttcctttctcttgggccAAAATGGTGAATCAGACAATAGGtgtatacttaaattttaaagaaactactAAACTCTTTTCCAAAACAATCACACCATTTATATTCTCACCAGAAGCGCGTGAGAATTCTAGTTCCTCCATATGCCCACCAACACTTGGTACGGTCagtatttttaattggttttaatttgcatttccctaatgactgttgatactgaacatcttttcatgtgtttatttgccatctgtacataTGCTTGAAgcatctattcaaatcttttgctcattttttaattgagttgttttcttactgagttttgagagctcattatatattctagatataagatATACGATTTTTTCAGAcataagatttgcaaatatttttcccagtctgtggcttatcttttcattctctcatcAGTGTCTTTAGAAGAACAGGTTTTGGAGGAAATGCAATTTATTAATCTGTTCTTTTATGGGTTATGCTTTTGATGTTAGATATCTAAAAAATCTTTGCCTAGGGGTagctagttagctcagttgtttagagtgtggtgctgataaaaatctttgcctaactttactttttaaaggtttgctttaaaaattttatagttttagcttttaaattcatttctatGATCCATTGtgagttcatttttatgtatgttataaGGTATGGATCAAAGTcccttttgttattgttgtttttgcatATGGTAATCCATTGTTCcagcactgtttgttgaaaaaGACCATCCTTCCTCCACCAAATTGCCTCCACACCTTTGTTGAaatcatacacatatatagacCTATCTatatggatctatttctggactcatCATTCTGTTCCATCGACCTATTTATGCCAATACTATACTGTCTTGATTACATAGATTATAATGAGTCTTGAAATCGGCAGCTTTAGTGCTCCAACGATGTTCTTCATTGATaacattttaatgcaaatttcaAAAACCAGAAATGGCTAGGGCATTATTACCATTTTTCTACTCTAATGTAgagtattattatcatttttctacTCTAACTTCCATAGTTTTTGAGACAACAGTAAACAACTGGAAGAAATCACATAGTAAATCTCAAAATCAttctaaataactttttatatataaaatggactATGCATATCTAAAGGCATTTGTACTCAAAACCAGGTGCACAATTTAACACATGTAACAGTATTTAACATCCTTACCTGCAAACCATATTTTACTcgtattttctttaattcttttctcctttccaactCTTTTTCCTCCTTGCTTAGTGTTGGACCAACTAAAAGGAAAGagtttgattttaaaaggaaaactcaaTCTGATAgatgttatataaaattaatactcttatttaataataaaacactaATAGTATTAGTAGCCCATCTGCAGATTGATCAAAAGttccaataaatgttaatataaaaaaatcttgTGTTATGATGATGTCCTTTCAGCATTTTGATAACTAAATCTACttggaaaataaaccaaaacccAAAGATTATAGGAATGTTACAGTATAGATACTGAAAGAAATACCAAACAGCGTAAGTTTTTTTATATGATTACTGTAATAGAATCCCAAATGCAGAAATATTGTGAATTTTCCAAAGGAACAAAGGCATGtgcaaaagaaaaatcacagaaccCAAGATTCATGTTATTGTATAATGTAAATTTGTATAATtgtatattgtaaaataatacttattttcataatctagtatcagaaaagaaaatatatacaaagaccATGCAGAGTTGGTATTTAGGGGAAATACTGATGTGAAAAAAATTAGTTCTCACTAGTTCAAAGTATCTATTTAAACTTCAAAGCCTTAGATGAATAGGCTTAAAGCAAGGTAGCACACTCCTACAGTGTTATTTACTATAGTAAATAATGGTATACACACAGGTGATACAGCAACGGAAAATGTAAGTAGGAAAGCAAACATGTCAACCAATAATTCTTAATACGTTGGCTATTATTTTCTATGATACTATTATATGACAGAGTTAAACTGTGGATGACTTTTTCATATCAATAAATAGATGTTAAAAGGAAACCAATCTTTATATTACGTAATTATGTCACAATTACTCTTTTGAAGGACATTTAGCTACCATTGCAGTGCTGCTTCAAAAGTATACTAAACTACATTAGCAAAAACAGAGCTAATGATTATCTCCTGGTGAGACAGTAACCTAATGCTGCAACAGCACAACTAAATTACTACATAGAAAAATCAACTACAATCATAATCTATTAGCCTAGGTCtattagcaaatttcaaatacatGTCATTTCTCAGTCTCATTTGATAATATTCactgaaatgtaaatatatcTCAATACAGCATTATATCAATTTGATATGAAGCTGTTAGCCAACTGATTCTTTTTTAGAACACTCCAGTGAATTAAAAAGTCATCATGTCCACATATGTTTGACATACCAAGAGATTCATCTTTCTTATCAAGACGAAGGTGAGCTCTAACCTGCCCTGGTTCGCAGCCATCGCAGGTGTCACTGCCAGGGTGAATGTGAAAGGACAACACCGTCTCTCCAATTTTCACTTCATCTCCATGCTCAAGTACATAAGGGTCACATTTAGTTTTAGGCTGAGggggaaaattacaaaacaaaaatccaggtGCGTTACATATGATTATTTTATGCCTACTGTAGTTATGTCTGAttataacaaaaaaatacttGAGATGGTTCTCAATGAGATAAACACAGGCACATATTTCCACAACTTGAGGATGATGCATAATGTTCTATTAGCGGAGAAGATATCTGAACTGAGGAACTTCGaatttttatattatcaaaatCCACAATCTCCCAATCTCCATGCCCAATCCTCTCAGAGAAATACCTAACCCAAACTTCAATCAATCTATTACCATAATGAATCATGGTCAAAAAGATGAAGTGTTAAGGGAATAAGTGAATCatatttccccttttcccttcttttctcttgataattcagttttatttcatttttgattcTTATATACTAAGAACAaggcctccctctctctccttccagtgCCAAACACTTTGCTACATGTTGGGGATAGAAGAGGTAACTGGACAAACGTAgaccctgccttcaaggagtttcctgtttaacaatattttcattaaaacaatttaaaaaaaaaaaaaaacataaaaagatggGCCCCTAAAGTTTCTGTAAGGACATTTACTCTGAATagctttaaaatgcatttatttctaaaaatatggcACTGATACATAACTAGAAGTCAAAACTCAATAATCAAATCTCTACTTATACTTTTTTCAGCCCTTTCCAGGAATTCCCTTCCACATAATACATTTGGACTTGAACAATTATCGAAACCAAATGATATGTATAATAACCATGGCcttttaggaataaaaaatttcagttcagtttttaaaaataatgtacaagTAATTAATTAATATACACTTACCTGAAGAATCTGTTTTCCATTAACAACTGTACCATTTTGACTGCCTTGATCCACAAGGACATAACTTTGTAAGTCATggtcaaaataaatttctgcatgaaacttaaaaaagaaaccagGTAATTACAGgtagcatacttttttttttaccatagatAACAATTTTTCTATGATAGGATACAATGGA is part of the Rhinolophus sinicus isolate RSC01 linkage group LG03, ASM3656204v1, whole genome shotgun sequence genome and harbors:
- the AGGF1 gene encoding angiogenic factor with G patch and FHA domains 1 isoform X2, whose protein sequence is MKKKAKIDIHYKNNSSKFTVPVSGKTIESPLNENIYNSTSFKDEKIIETDSEPEEGEITDSQTEDSYDEDITSEDSVSAEDTEDEDEEKIWPPCIRVIVIRSPVLQTGSLFIITAVNPATIGREKDMEHTLRIPEVGVSKFHAEIYFDHDLQSYVLVDQGSQNGTVVNGKQILQPKTKCDPYVLEHGDEVKIGETVLSFHIHPGSDTCDGCEPGQVRAHLRLDKKDESLVGPTLSKEEKELERRKELKKIRVKYGLQNTDYEDEKALKNPKYKDRAGKRREQIGSEGTFQRDDAPASVHSEITDSNKGRKMLEKMGWKKGEGLGKDGGGMKTPIQLQLRRAHAGLGTGKPSSIEDVHLLQNKSKKNWEKARERFAENFPETKPQKDAPGTVPWVKGTVE